The Chryseobacterium sp. 52 genome includes a region encoding these proteins:
- a CDS encoding VanZ family protein, with amino-acid sequence MPIYWAFLTYMLLKPGEENNEYWFMFSGIDKILHLSIFAMLGFSFIAAFPKIKFSYFFQIILIYAFLTEILQEEMGLGRSMESLDIVADTIGCLIGYYIYKGLIKRFF; translated from the coding sequence TTGCCCATTTATTGGGCATTTCTTACTTATATGCTCCTCAAACCAGGCGAAGAGAATAATGAGTACTGGTTTATGTTCAGCGGCATCGACAAAATTTTACATTTGAGCATATTTGCCATGTTAGGTTTCTCTTTCATTGCAGCATTTCCCAAGATCAAATTTTCATATTTCTTTCAGATCATTCTTATATATGCCTTCCTTACCGAAATCCTTCAGGAGGAGATGGGCTTAGGCAGATCCATGGAGTCTTTAGATATCGTAGCAGATACGATAGGATGCTTAATCGGATACTATATATATAAAGGATTAATTAAACGCTTTTTCTAA
- the sprA gene encoding cell surface protein SprA produces the protein MSVSAFAQKVGDTAIIKKDYQLADPTRYEAFYDIKTGMYYVYPKIGNTFTGPPTAMSPEEYKEFMLATQTKAYYKEKSDKYSLLFRRDRTDARKQGLIPSLLINNRLFETIFGSNKIEIIPSGYASLDFAGLYQKIDNPLILPQNRTSFTFDIDQRIQLGLLGKVGENLQLKANYDTQSGFAFENRMNLVWQAKGNWKDLQTKGLGDVDKPSAGGEDKIIKRIEFGNVNMPLSTSLIRGSQSLFGVKSEFQLGKTYGTVVLSQQQGEARNIVVQGGGVMNNFKVNAIDYEDNQHFFLGHYFLDRYDQALANYPQINSTVNITRLEVWVLDQGNSNLAYQKSIIGIRDLGEGVSGLPDNSQNGLYQSINAAVGPREAGKNYATTFQGQSFPGSLQPYDNGEQFIFNTKARRLNTNEYTLQPQLGYVSLNQKLNENQLLAVSYSYTDGSNKVYKVGEFSEESPVLVTKVLRVNNKVNTASPMWDLMMKNIYSLDAGQVAQDGFILNVFYRDPKTGGKVNYLPGTSVQDKNLLKLLNWDRLNMNGDIQASSGVLGDGIFDFVNGITIRPETGRIIFTKAQPFGSFMESQVGNDPQFVFTDLYRQQKQVASSSNLAQRYTIEGRYKGTQGQGISLGAVNVPQGSVKVSANGVQLTEGVDYTVDYMLGTVTVINENVKQSGQAINISLENQLTFNTQRKRFLGLNLERRFNENFILGGTVVNYSESPLTQKVNYGQEAVNNTMAGINMMYNNQVPFLTRLTDKIPFVNTEAPSNLNFKMEAAYLLPGLNKGTNDQSYIDDFEQTTSKISLKEPAAWSLASRPEKNLAAPFNGAPADDALTSGYGRGLLSWYNIDPRFWGVGGRAPAGITAQSVSNHASRRVQYSEIYNNRDFVAGEQTFTNTLDISYYPNEKGPYNVNPGSETAASRWAGIMRPISVSNFVNSNIEYVEFWMMDPYADGNNLGDKARVLLQLGNVSEDILKDGKMQYENGLPTPGAPSTTTTSNWGIQPKQPPILYAFSSEGDDRRSQDLGYDGLSSDQESMRFGNTFVNPVTNLVDPAVDDFVFFMSAKFTGTQAASLVQRYKYFRNPEGNSQANSLEVASQTPDAEDINKDYNLDQTESYNEYVVKLDKPSLALGQNNIVDVKTVKASFQNGQTSDVKWYLFRIPVSKYDGTEAEGERSASVLNNVRFARLMLAGFEQTSTLRFGTMDLVRSDWRRYPNQIASPTVSSQQEGVGIAQNNNFEVGSVNIEENALNQPPYVLPPGIDRQVLSGNAGAQRQNEASLYMKVEGLAGEARGVFKNTTLDMRRYKKLKLFVHAQDPTDRIQGLDPESKFFIRFGSDATDNYYEYESSVMLTPKTATTPLEIWPLENNVDLEIQNFVDAKIRRDKKSSNIVERLVDPVFGDDSKKIYIKGRPSLGNVTTIMIGVRNTSRFNSITRILWVNEIRLSEIENDGGYAGNASLNFNLGDFATVNTSASYTSVGFGNIDSKPAERSQSTQSAFSINTAVNVDKFLPEKSGMKIPLNYSYSQTIEDPKYNPLDTDVEFSKAANKEQLKKVARTFTQQRSIGVVNMHKERVNPNKKPKFYDIENVSVTAVYNDDYFRDIYTSKNYRQYLRGYVDYNYTFKPWVIKPFNKMISDTAKSTKYLRWVKEFNFNPIPTRLSFRTEVDRNYNELEFRNVEAILSGNTGDSFAAIRNRNFFFGWQYGLGFNFTKSLKLEINSATRTLNDDVDVNGMNDKSIFGNVFRAGRPVLYNHRVQLNYKLPFQYLPYMDFIDAEIGYGLTYNWNARSTALLSSPEGSLGSVGQNTNVIQATATADIPKFFGQFKYFKNISSKLQKRKQEIDSLNNVYTQQWEKRRYRYKGYKFKNKLTVLQSAAFFLTSFKQLDVNYSENNGTVLPGLLSAPNMYGYGQTLGGPTLGFLFGSQADIRRTVLENGWVSDSPYMTDPYVKMSTRELRANLQIVPMNDFRIDLSALHNYNRNFSQSGFNNRNNLGTANHDYAFANDQVTYSNSVMLLKTSFKETQAVYQAIRENAQILSQQLGIGEVLTTDGFAEHYSIANAYVLIPAFRAAVEGKSVKQIGNAKKAGIPIPNWKITYSGLRNIPIINGQFSKFDLLHGYTATYTATGIQSSIDYFNRISGGNAFDVNNDYINPFTFSQVGYVESFSPLIGIDVTMRNNMQFGLQYNRNRMMLLGLVNHTLTEDSNTEYVVRLGYIVKNFRLGMANTRGSRGKGTDLNIRGDISLRDSKTSIMNILLNDSQITGGQKLMNIKLSADYNVSENLNLRIFYEQMTSKYKISTAFPLSTIRAGLSATFTFGDSGGGF, from the coding sequence ATGTCAGTGAGCGCGTTTGCTCAAAAGGTAGGCGATACTGCGATTATCAAGAAAGACTATCAACTGGCTGACCCCACAAGGTATGAAGCCTTTTATGATATAAAAACAGGAATGTATTACGTATATCCTAAAATTGGAAATACCTTTACAGGACCTCCTACAGCCATGTCTCCCGAAGAGTATAAAGAATTTATGCTCGCTACGCAGACAAAAGCGTATTACAAAGAAAAATCAGATAAATACAGTCTTCTTTTCAGGAGAGATAGAACAGATGCCCGGAAACAAGGGCTTATTCCGTCTTTACTGATCAACAACAGGTTGTTTGAAACTATTTTCGGAAGCAATAAAATCGAGATCATTCCTTCAGGATATGCATCCTTGGATTTTGCAGGGCTCTATCAGAAAATAGATAATCCATTGATCCTGCCACAAAACAGAACAAGCTTCACCTTTGATATCGATCAGAGAATACAGCTGGGACTATTAGGTAAGGTAGGGGAAAACCTGCAGTTGAAAGCCAATTACGATACGCAGAGCGGTTTTGCATTCGAAAATAGAATGAACCTTGTATGGCAGGCGAAAGGAAACTGGAAAGATCTTCAGACCAAAGGACTTGGCGATGTAGACAAACCCAGTGCAGGAGGAGAAGATAAAATTATAAAAAGAATAGAATTCGGTAACGTTAATATGCCGCTTTCTACCAGTCTTATCCGGGGTTCACAATCATTATTCGGGGTGAAATCTGAATTTCAGCTTGGAAAGACATATGGGACAGTAGTCCTTTCCCAACAACAGGGTGAAGCGCGAAATATCGTCGTGCAGGGTGGAGGTGTTATGAATAACTTTAAAGTCAATGCTATTGACTATGAAGACAATCAACACTTCTTCCTGGGACATTATTTCTTGGACCGTTATGACCAGGCATTGGCCAATTATCCACAGATCAATTCCACGGTAAACATTACCAGATTGGAAGTCTGGGTACTTGATCAGGGAAACAGTAATCTGGCTTACCAGAAAAGTATTATCGGGATCAGGGATTTGGGAGAAGGTGTTTCCGGATTGCCGGATAACTCCCAGAATGGATTGTATCAGTCCATTAATGCAGCAGTAGGACCCAGAGAAGCCGGTAAAAATTATGCGACAACCTTTCAGGGACAGAGTTTCCCGGGAAGTTTACAGCCGTATGATAATGGAGAACAGTTTATTTTTAATACCAAAGCAAGAAGGCTGAATACCAATGAGTATACATTGCAGCCTCAGTTAGGATATGTTTCATTAAACCAGAAGCTGAACGAGAATCAGCTTTTAGCCGTTTCATACTCCTATACAGATGGTTCCAATAAAGTATATAAAGTCGGGGAATTCTCTGAAGAAAGCCCTGTATTGGTAACCAAAGTTCTTAGAGTAAACAACAAAGTGAATACCGCATCTCCGATGTGGGATCTGATGATGAAGAACATCTACTCTTTAGATGCAGGACAGGTAGCACAGGACGGTTTTATTTTGAATGTTTTTTACAGAGATCCGAAAACCGGAGGTAAAGTAAATTACCTTCCCGGAACCAGTGTTCAGGACAAAAATTTACTGAAATTGCTGAACTGGGACCGTCTTAACATGAACGGTGATATCCAGGCCAGCAGTGGTGTATTGGGAGACGGTATTTTTGACTTTGTCAACGGAATCACCATCAGGCCGGAAACAGGAAGGATTATTTTTACCAAAGCACAGCCTTTCGGAAGTTTTATGGAGAGCCAGGTGGGTAACGATCCGCAGTTTGTCTTCACTGATCTTTACAGGCAACAGAAACAGGTAGCCTCTTCCAGTAATCTCGCACAGCGGTATACCATAGAAGGACGTTATAAAGGAACACAGGGACAAGGAATTTCTCTTGGTGCTGTAAACGTTCCGCAGGGATCTGTAAAAGTTTCGGCAAACGGGGTTCAGCTAACAGAAGGAGTAGACTATACCGTAGACTATATGCTTGGTACTGTAACCGTGATCAACGAAAACGTTAAACAGTCCGGACAGGCCATCAATATCTCATTAGAAAATCAGCTGACGTTTAATACCCAGAGAAAAAGATTCTTAGGCTTAAACTTAGAGAGAAGATTCAACGAGAACTTTATATTAGGCGGAACGGTTGTTAATTATTCCGAATCTCCGCTTACACAGAAAGTAAACTACGGCCAGGAAGCCGTTAATAATACGATGGCGGGCATCAACATGATGTACAACAATCAGGTTCCTTTCCTGACCCGACTTACGGATAAAATTCCGTTTGTCAATACCGAAGCACCATCCAACTTAAATTTCAAAATGGAAGCCGCTTATTTGCTTCCCGGACTTAATAAAGGAACAAATGATCAGTCTTATATAGATGACTTCGAGCAGACGACTTCCAAAATATCATTAAAAGAACCTGCAGCATGGAGCCTTGCTTCAAGACCAGAAAAAAATCTGGCAGCACCATTTAACGGAGCACCGGCAGACGATGCCTTGACAAGTGGCTACGGAAGAGGGCTTTTATCATGGTATAATATTGACCCGAGATTCTGGGGAGTAGGAGGAAGAGCACCTGCAGGAATTACAGCACAGTCAGTTTCCAACCACGCATCCAGAAGAGTTCAGTATTCTGAGATTTACAATAACAGAGATTTTGTTGCGGGTGAACAGACCTTCACCAATACGTTGGATATTTCTTACTATCCTAATGAAAAAGGTCCTTATAACGTCAATCCGGGCTCAGAAACAGCAGCTAGCAGATGGGCGGGGATCATGAGGCCAATCAGTGTTTCCAACTTCGTTAATTCAAACATAGAATATGTTGAATTCTGGATGATGGATCCTTATGCGGATGGAAATAACCTGGGAGACAAAGCAAGAGTTTTGCTTCAGTTAGGAAACGTTTCGGAAGACATCCTGAAAGACGGTAAAATGCAGTATGAAAACGGTCTTCCTACGCCGGGAGCCCCTTCTACGACAACAACTTCTAATTGGGGAATACAGCCGAAGCAGCCACCTATCCTGTATGCATTTTCCAGTGAAGGAGACGACAGAAGATCTCAGGATTTAGGATACGACGGTTTAAGCTCTGATCAGGAATCCATGAGGTTCGGAAATACATTTGTTAACCCGGTGACCAACTTAGTTGACCCTGCGGTAGATGATTTTGTATTTTTTATGTCTGCTAAATTTACAGGCACTCAGGCAGCTTCTCTTGTTCAGCGATATAAGTATTTCAGAAACCCGGAAGGAAACTCTCAGGCCAACTCATTAGAAGTAGCTTCACAGACTCCTGACGCAGAAGATATCAACAAAGACTATAACCTTGATCAGACAGAAAGCTACAATGAATATGTGGTAAAGCTGGATAAACCAAGTCTTGCATTAGGACAGAACAATATCGTAGATGTAAAAACCGTAAAGGCTAGTTTCCAGAACGGGCAGACTTCAGATGTAAAATGGTACCTTTTCAGAATTCCGGTTTCAAAATATGATGGAACTGAAGCTGAAGGAGAACGAAGTGCATCCGTACTGAATAACGTAAGATTTGCGAGATTAATGCTTGCAGGATTTGAGCAGACTTCTACTTTAAGATTCGGGACTATGGATCTTGTAAGATCTGACTGGAGAAGATATCCAAACCAGATTGCCAGCCCAACAGTGAGTTCACAGCAGGAAGGAGTAGGAATAGCACAAAATAATAACTTCGAAGTAGGAAGTGTAAATATTGAAGAGAACGCATTGAACCAACCTCCTTATGTACTTCCTCCGGGAATTGACAGACAGGTGTTGAGCGGAAATGCTGGAGCACAGAGACAGAATGAAGCTTCACTTTACATGAAAGTAGAGGGACTTGCCGGAGAAGCAAGAGGGGTATTCAAAAATACGACACTGGATATGAGAAGATATAAAAAGCTGAAACTTTTTGTACATGCTCAGGATCCAACTGATAGAATCCAGGGCCTTGATCCGGAATCTAAATTCTTCATCCGTTTCGGAAGTGATGCTACAGATAACTATTATGAGTATGAATCCTCAGTGATGCTTACTCCAAAAACAGCGACTACACCTTTAGAAATCTGGCCTCTTGAAAATAATGTTGACCTTGAAATTCAAAATTTTGTAGATGCGAAGATCAGAAGAGACAAAAAATCTTCTAATATAGTAGAAAGATTGGTTGACCCTGTTTTTGGAGATGATTCTAAAAAGATTTATATCAAAGGACGGCCAAGTCTTGGAAATGTTACAACGATTATGATCGGGGTGAGAAATACCAGCAGATTTAATAGTATAACTAGAATTCTATGGGTTAACGAAATCCGTCTTTCCGAAATTGAGAATGACGGTGGGTACGCAGGTAATGCAAGCTTGAACTTTAACCTGGGAGATTTCGCAACCGTAAATACAAGTGCGTCTTATACCTCTGTAGGTTTCGGGAATATAGATTCAAAACCGGCAGAAAGAAGCCAGTCTACACAATCTGCATTCAGTATTAATACAGCTGTAAACGTAGATAAATTCCTTCCTGAGAAAAGTGGAATGAAAATTCCTTTAAACTATTCCTATTCACAAACCATCGAGGATCCGAAATACAACCCTCTTGATACTGATGTGGAATTCAGTAAAGCGGCCAATAAAGAACAGCTGAAAAAAGTAGCAAGAACGTTTACACAGCAAAGAAGTATCGGTGTTGTCAATATGCATAAAGAAAGAGTGAATCCAAATAAAAAACCTAAATTTTACGATATTGAAAACGTTTCTGTAACTGCCGTTTATAACGATGATTATTTCAGAGATATTTATACTTCCAAAAACTACAGACAGTATCTGAGAGGTTACGTTGACTACAACTACACTTTCAAGCCGTGGGTAATTAAGCCGTTCAACAAAATGATCAGCGATACGGCGAAGTCTACAAAATATCTGAGATGGGTGAAAGAATTCAATTTCAATCCGATTCCTACAAGACTATCTTTCAGAACGGAAGTAGACAGAAATTATAACGAACTTGAATTCCGAAATGTAGAAGCGATCCTAAGCGGAAATACGGGTGATAGCTTTGCTGCAATCAGAAACAGAAACTTCTTCTTCGGATGGCAGTACGGCCTGGGATTCAACTTTACAAAATCATTAAAGTTAGAGATCAACTCTGCAACAAGAACCCTTAATGATGATGTAGATGTTAACGGAATGAATGATAAATCCATTTTTGGAAATGTATTCAGAGCAGGTAGACCGGTATTGTACAACCACAGAGTACAGCTGAACTACAAACTGCCATTCCAGTATCTCCCTTATATGGATTTTATTGATGCGGAAATTGGCTATGGACTTACCTACAACTGGAATGCAAGATCTACAGCACTTCTTTCAAGTCCTGAAGGAAGCTTAGGCTCAGTAGGACAGAATACGAACGTGATCCAGGCTACTGCTACTGCAGATATTCCGAAATTCTTCGGACAGTTTAAATATTTTAAAAATATCTCCTCAAAACTGCAGAAACGTAAGCAGGAAATTGACTCATTGAACAATGTTTACACACAACAATGGGAGAAGAGAAGATATAGATATAAAGGCTATAAATTTAAAAATAAACTCACAGTGCTTCAGAGCGCAGCTTTCTTTCTGACATCGTTCAAGCAGTTAGATGTTAATTATTCTGAAAACAACGGAACCGTACTTCCTGGTTTGCTTTCAGCACCAAATATGTATGGTTACGGGCAGACTCTTGGAGGTCCTACCCTTGGATTCCTTTTTGGATCACAGGCTGATATCAGAAGAACAGTCCTGGAAAATGGATGGGTAAGTGATTCACCTTATATGACTGATCCGTACGTTAAGATGTCGACCCGGGAATTAAGGGCCAATTTACAGATCGTTCCAATGAATGATTTCAGAATTGATCTTAGTGCGTTGCATAACTATAATAGAAACTTCTCTCAGTCCGGATTTAATAACCGGAATAATCTTGGAACAGCAAATCATGATTATGCATTCGCTAATGATCAGGTGACCTATTCCAACTCAGTGATGCTTCTTAAAACTTCATTCAAAGAAACCCAGGCCGTTTATCAGGCGATCAGGGAAAATGCACAGATCCTTTCACAACAGTTAGGTATAGGAGAAGTGTTGACCACCGATGGCTTTGCTGAACATTATAGTATTGCTAATGCTTATGTCTTGATTCCTGCATTTAGAGCTGCAGTTGAAGGGAAATCTGTAAAGCAGATCGGAAATGCCAAGAAAGCAGGAATTCCTATTCCAAACTGGAAGATTACTTATTCAGGCTTAAGGAATATTCCGATAATTAATGGCCAGTTCTCTAAATTTGATTTATTGCACGGATATACAGCGACCTATACGGCAACCGGAATCCAGTCTAGTATCGATTATTTTAACAGGATTTCAGGAGGAAATGCATTTGATGTCAATAATGATTATATCAATCCGTTTACATTCTCACAGGTAGGTTATGTAGAATCTTTCTCACCACTTATCGGGATAGATGTTACCATGAGAAACAATATGCAGTTCGGACTTCAGTATAACAGAAACAGGATGATGTTGTTAGGATTGGTAAACCATACCCTTACTGAAGATTCCAATACAGAATATGTGGTAAGACTGGGTTATATCGTTAAAAACTTTAGACTAGGTATGGCCAATACAAGAGGATCCAGAGGAAAAGGGACTGACCTTAACATTAGGGGAGATATCTCATTAAGAGACAGTAAAACGTCTATCATGAATATCCTGCTGAATGATTCTCAGATCACAGGTGGTCAGAAGCTAATGAATATAAAACTTTCTGCGGACTACAACGTCTCTGAAAATCTGAACTTGAGAATATTCTATGAGCAGATGACTTCCAAGTATAAAATATCAACGGCATTCCCGCTGTCTACCATTAGAGCCGGTCTGTCTGCGACATTTACATTCGGAGATTCAGGCGGTGGTTTCTAG
- the ruvA gene encoding Holliday junction branch migration protein RuvA — MIFSLQGSVQELTPTYAVINVQGVGYYVGISLMTSQVLALNQPAFLFIQQIIREDAHLLFGFNTRSEKEMFNLLISVNGVGAVSALILLSTLSLEEIALAILSKNSALIQKAKGIGVKTAERIIVDLKDKVQKFSVTAENISAFVDNKVKEESLSALEVLGIPKRMSEKIADRMMKQNPEISVEELVKQILKNI, encoded by the coding sequence ATGATATTTTCCTTACAAGGCAGCGTTCAAGAACTTACGCCCACCTACGCAGTGATCAATGTACAAGGAGTTGGTTACTATGTAGGGATCAGTTTGATGACCTCCCAGGTACTGGCCCTGAATCAGCCGGCATTCTTATTTATTCAGCAGATCATACGGGAAGATGCACATCTTCTCTTTGGATTTAACACTCGTTCAGAAAAAGAAATGTTCAATCTGTTAATAAGCGTTAACGGAGTAGGAGCTGTTTCTGCCCTTATACTCCTTTCCACTTTAAGCCTTGAAGAGATCGCTCTGGCTATCCTTTCCAAGAACAGTGCACTGATCCAAAAAGCTAAAGGAATTGGTGTTAAAACTGCCGAAAGAATTATTGTGGATTTGAAAGATAAAGTCCAAAAATTCAGTGTTACAGCAGAAAATATTTCTGCGTTTGTAGATAATAAAGTGAAGGAAGAATCGTTATCTGCATTAGAAGTTTTAGGGATCCCGAAACGGATGAGCGAGAAGATTGCAGACCGAATGATGAAGCAGAATCCGGAGATCTCAGTAGAAGAATTGGTAAAACAAATTTTAAAAAACATTTAA
- a CDS encoding NADP-dependent malic enzyme: MSSKTHRDEKNFNQAALDYHKAEPKGKIEVIPSKPHSSQRDLSLAYSPGVAVPCMEIHNKPETVYDYTGKGNLVAVISNGTAVLGLGDIGAEASKPVMEGKGLLFKIFADINVFDIEIDEKDPDKFIQIVKGIAPTFGGINLEDIKAPEAFYIEQKLKEELDIPLMHDDQHGTAIISAAALINSLQIADKKIEEVKMVVNGAGAAAIACTNLYISLGLKRENVLMCDSKGVINHKRENLTPEKIDFIANTDIETLEDAVKGSDVFIGLSKGNVMTPGMLSSMSENPIVFALANPDPEIAYDLALETRKDVIMATGRSDYPNQVNNVLGFPYIFRGALDVQARGINEEMKLAAVHAIADLAKEPVPEAVILAYNVQNLQFGREYFIPKPFDNRLITKVSSAVAKAAIESGIAGKTIEDFEEYENQLLDRMGRDEKLVRMMQSRAKSNPKRITLGNAEEYNVLKAAQILYEEGIAFPSLLGDKKYIKEQMERFGINLDIPIIDPSDDDQKENRKKYRETLWKLRQRKGMNEYKAKRYVRQRDYFGPLMLRHGDTDGLIVGFSKNYTSVLRPILEVIEKDKGVDKVAAMMMILSEKKPIFFADTSINQNPTAEDLVNIAKMAEITVKSFAIEPRIAMLGFENFAAISDTSKKVAKAVSILHEKYPKMVVDGEIQPDFAMNADHLSDYPFSKLGTTPANTFVFPNLESANLSYKIIRGMKVAQVIGPILMGLKQPVHVLQMRSSVDEIVNLATVAVLDAQRRESKK; this comes from the coding sequence ATGTCAAGTAAAACCCACCGCGACGAAAAGAACTTTAATCAGGCCGCGTTAGATTATCATAAAGCCGAACCTAAAGGGAAAATCGAAGTTATCCCTTCAAAACCGCACTCTTCTCAAAGAGATCTATCATTAGCGTACTCACCGGGGGTGGCAGTTCCTTGTATGGAGATCCATAATAAGCCTGAAACCGTTTATGACTATACAGGAAAAGGAAACCTGGTAGCCGTAATTTCTAACGGAACCGCAGTGCTTGGACTGGGGGATATCGGAGCGGAAGCTTCAAAACCGGTAATGGAAGGGAAAGGTCTTTTGTTCAAGATCTTTGCAGATATCAACGTATTTGATATTGAAATCGATGAGAAAGATCCGGACAAATTCATTCAGATAGTTAAAGGTATTGCTCCTACATTCGGAGGGATCAACCTTGAAGATATTAAAGCTCCTGAAGCATTTTATATCGAGCAGAAACTTAAAGAAGAGCTTGATATTCCTTTGATGCATGATGATCAGCATGGAACAGCCATTATTTCAGCGGCAGCATTGATCAATTCACTGCAGATTGCAGATAAAAAGATTGAAGAAGTAAAAATGGTTGTGAACGGAGCCGGAGCGGCTGCTATTGCATGTACCAATTTATATATTTCTTTAGGACTGAAGAGAGAGAATGTTTTAATGTGTGACAGTAAAGGAGTCATCAATCATAAAAGAGAAAATCTTACCCCTGAAAAAATAGATTTCATTGCCAATACCGATATCGAAACATTGGAAGATGCTGTAAAAGGTTCAGATGTTTTCATCGGTTTATCAAAAGGAAATGTAATGACTCCCGGAATGCTTTCAAGCATGAGTGAGAACCCTATCGTTTTCGCTTTGGCAAATCCGGATCCTGAAATTGCTTACGACCTTGCCCTTGAAACCCGTAAAGACGTGATCATGGCAACGGGAAGAAGTGACTATCCTAACCAGGTGAACAATGTATTGGGATTCCCTTACATTTTCCGAGGTGCTTTAGATGTTCAGGCGAGAGGAATCAATGAAGAAATGAAGCTGGCTGCCGTACATGCTATTGCAGATCTGGCCAAAGAGCCGGTGCCGGAAGCTGTCATCCTTGCTTACAATGTTCAGAACCTTCAGTTTGGAAGAGAATATTTTATTCCAAAACCATTTGATAACAGACTGATCACTAAAGTATCCAGTGCTGTGGCAAAAGCTGCTATTGAAAGCGGTATTGCCGGAAAAACAATCGAAGACTTCGAAGAATACGAAAACCAGCTGCTGGACAGAATGGGAAGAGACGAGAAGTTGGTAAGAATGATGCAGAGCCGTGCAAAATCCAATCCGAAAAGAATCACTTTAGGAAACGCTGAAGAATATAATGTATTAAAGGCTGCACAGATCCTTTATGAAGAAGGTATTGCTTTCCCAAGTCTTTTAGGAGATAAAAAATACATCAAAGAACAGATGGAACGTTTCGGGATCAATCTGGATATCCCGATTATTGATCCAAGCGATGATGATCAAAAGGAAAACAGAAAAAAATACAGAGAAACACTTTGGAAACTTCGTCAGAGAAAAGGAATGAACGAGTACAAAGCGAAAAGATATGTGCGTCAGAGAGATTATTTCGGTCCTTTAATGCTGAGACATGGAGATACAGACGGTCTTATCGTAGGTTTCTCTAAAAACTATACTTCAGTGCTTCGCCCTATTCTGGAAGTGATTGAAAAAGACAAAGGAGTAGATAAAGTAGCCGCAATGATGATGATCCTTTCAGAAAAGAAGCCTATTTTCTTTGCTGATACCTCTATCAATCAGAATCCTACAGCAGAAGATCTTGTAAATATTGCTAAAATGGCAGAAATTACAGTGAAATCTTTCGCGATAGAACCGAGAATTGCCATGCTAGGTTTCGAAAACTTTGCAGCTATCTCCGATACTTCTAAAAAAGTAGCAAAAGCAGTAAGCATTCTTCACGAGAAATATCCTAAAATGGTTGTTGATGGTGAAATCCAGCCGGATTTTGCAATGAATGCAGATCATTTAAGCGATTACCCATTCTCAAAACTAGGAACAACTCCTGCCAATACATTTGTTTTCCCGAATCTTGAAAGTGCCAACCTTTCTTACAAGATCATCAGAGGAATGAAAGTAGCTCAGGTGATAGGGCCAATCTTAATGGGACTAAAGCAGCCTGTACACGTTTTACAGATGCGTTCCAGTGTAGATGAGATCGTTAACCTGGCGACTGTTGCTGTTCTTGATGCTCAGAGAAGAGAAAGCAAAAAATAA
- the gcvH gene encoding glycine cleavage system protein GcvH — protein MNTPSELKYTKDHEWIKIEGNVATIGITDFAQGELGDIVYVDIDTVDDDLEGGAVFGSVEAVKTVSDLFLPIAGKVIEFNSELEGQPELLNTDPYGNGWIIKLELAEGADHSELLTAEEYQAIIG, from the coding sequence ATGAATACACCATCAGAATTAAAGTACACGAAAGATCACGAATGGATCAAGATTGAAGGTAATGTTGCTACCATCGGTATTACAGACTTCGCACAGGGAGAACTTGGCGATATTGTATACGTCGATATAGATACTGTAGATGATGATCTTGAAGGTGGAGCTGTTTTCGGAAGTGTAGAAGCAGTGAAAACTGTTTCAGATTTATTCTTACCTATTGCAGGAAAAGTTATTGAATTTAATTCAGAATTGGAAGGCCAGCCTGAGCTGTTAAATACAGACCCTTATGGAAACGGATGGATCATTAAATTAGAACTTGCTGAAGGTGCTGATCATTCAGAACTGCTTACTGCAGAAGAATACCAGGCAATCATTGGATAA
- a CDS encoding bacteriocin-like protein, producing MNFKKINIMKNVKRLSRENLKQISGGGPRTQPIQSPEGGYYCLPSQGQLCLVGCTPTCVNGACHLTMCLDINP from the coding sequence ATGAACTTTAAAAAAATAAATATCATGAAAAACGTTAAAAGACTATCAAGAGAAAATTTGAAACAAATCAGTGGAGGAGGACCTAGAACTCAACCTATTCAATCTCCGGAAGGAGGATATTATTGCCTTCCGTCTCAAGGGCAACTGTGTTTAGTAGGTTGTACTCCAACTTGTGTAAATGGTGCATGTCATTTAACCATGTGCCTTGATATAAATCCATAG